One region of Alosa alosa isolate M-15738 ecotype Scorff River chromosome 1, AALO_Geno_1.1, whole genome shotgun sequence genomic DNA includes:
- the tnip2 gene encoding TNFAIP3-interacting protein 2: MTNIQVDNDALKSKIRSCSILTTFYHETQREIANLSQQLYSRDSVIADLKARLGKYERTLINVEGEEPVVIGPSKSLFESLCKEISKLKQRLKESEADGSQQLEASKQEVKQLQRQVREKEEELDRLAQRTDQDQEREIRRLRTTLAERDRIQATRAVLCNSLAEEADQLRGQLGATVRVCQELLGRLEKEKKRGGLAEEPDVSEKVDSTEGAGLNELVDKLQEENQQLKKRVAYVESLNAKWQKYDSSREEYVRGLCQRLKESSVLVTGSPEAAGPVLMGPGLGLVPGGSGLLQQEIARLNNLLEEKMSDCKRLVRERDDIAKRDQERIQMLEQQVLAYIEDFKSERADRERAQGKILDLQEEVGRLQLQIRSQTPREVPKTCRIHASRKKSPHMDAMTEPLLGNSPDQPGSKRSAAHSTPSSTRTECRGASDLQCPYCFSTYDGARTTEYMKHLDECARL, encoded by the exons ATGACTAACATCCAAGTGGATAACGATGCGCTGAAATCCAAGATAAGGAGTTGTTCTATCCTAACAACGTTTTACCACGAAACGCAAAGAGAGATTGCTAATTTAAGCCAACAGCTATATTCTCGGGACTCTGTAATAGCTGATTTAAAAGCAAGACTTGGGAAATACGAGAGGACTTTGATCAATGTCGAAGGAGAGGAACCTGTGGTGATTGGACCTTCTAAGTCTCTTTTCGAGAGCTTATGCAAAGAAATTAGCAAACTAAAACAAAGATTGAAAGAGTCTGAGGCAGATGGAAGCCAACAGTTGGAAGCAAGCAAACAA GAGGTCAAACAACTTCAGAGGcaggtgagagagaaggaggaggagctggacaGACTGGCTCAGCGGACAGACCAGGATCAGGAGCGGGAGATCCGGCGTCTCCGCACAACCCTGGCCGAGAGAGACCGCATCCAGGCCACCCGTGCCGTCCTCTGCAACTCCCTGGCCGAGGAGGCTGACCAATTGAGGGGCCAGCTGGGGGCCACAGTGAGGGTCTGTCAGGAGCTCCTGGGCCGtctggagaaggagaagaagagagggggcCTGGCTGAGGAGCCAGACGTCTCAGAG AAAGTGGACTCCACAGAGGGTGCCGGTCTTAATGAGTTAGTGGACAAACTACAGGAGGAGAATCAGCAGCTGAAAAAGAGAGTGGCATAT GTAGAGAGCCTCAATGCAAAGTGGCAGAAGTACGACTCGAGCCGGGAGGAGTATGTGAGGGGCCTGTGCCAGCGGCTGAAGGAGTCCAGCGTGCTGGTCACTGGGAGCCCTGAGGCAGCCGGCCCGGTGCTCATGGGACCAGGTCTGGGTCTGGTGCCTGGGGGGTCCGGTCTGCTACAGCAGGAAATCGCCCGGCTCAACAACCTCTTGGAGGAGAAGATGAGCGACTGTAAGAGactagtgagagagagggacgatATAGCTAAACGGGATCAGGAACGCATCCAGATGTTGGAACAACAG GTCCTTGCATACATCGAGGACTTTAAGTCTGAGAGGGCAGATCGAGAAAGAGCCCAGGGGAAGATTCTAGACCTTCAGGAGGAGGTGGGCCGTCTCCAGCTGCAAATCCGCAGTCAG ACCCCAAGAGAGGTACCCAAAACCTGCAGAATCCATGCCAGCCGGAAGAAATCCCCACACATGGACGCCATGACAGAACCACTGCTGGGAAACAGCCCAGACCAGCCGGGGTCCAAGCGCTCGGCGGCGCACTCGACGCCAAGCTCCACGAGGACTGAGTGCAGAGGCGCGAGCGACCTGCAGTGTCCGTACTGTTTCAGCACGTACGACGGCGCACGCACGACAGAGTACATGAAGCACCTAGACGAATGCGCCAGATTGTGA